A genome region from Paradevosia shaoguanensis includes the following:
- a CDS encoding cobalt-precorrin-5B (C(1))-methyltransferase, producing MSETEPETREDGTPLRRGWTTGACATAATRSALVALLDGQFEDPVTITLPGGQQPAFALAGEHLGQGFAEASIIKDAGDDPDVTHGALITARIEPAAAGSGVTFRAGSGVGTVTKPGLPLAVGEPAINPVPRRMMREVVETIAQTHGIAPDFAVTISVRDGERIAQKTWNPRLGILGGLSILGTTGIVIPYSCSAWIASMHRGIDVSRALGLTHVVGSTGDTSEKAAMARLDLPIEAFLDMGDFVGGLLKYIKAHPVPRLTIAGGFAKLSKLAQGAMDLHSARGTVDLDALARILETLGANADLVGHARVANTANEVLQLAEAADLPLADAVARNARDAAQAVAGPSVRVDVLVVDRAGKIVGESG from the coding sequence ATGAGCGAGACGGAACCCGAGACGCGCGAAGACGGCACGCCCCTGCGGCGCGGCTGGACGACGGGCGCCTGCGCCACCGCCGCCACCCGCTCGGCGCTGGTCGCGCTGCTTGATGGCCAGTTCGAAGACCCTGTCACCATCACCCTGCCGGGCGGCCAGCAACCGGCTTTCGCCCTCGCGGGCGAGCATCTGGGGCAAGGCTTTGCCGAAGCCTCGATCATCAAGGACGCGGGCGACGATCCCGATGTCACACACGGCGCGCTCATCACCGCCCGCATCGAGCCGGCCGCCGCCGGTAGCGGCGTCACCTTCCGTGCCGGGTCCGGCGTCGGCACCGTGACCAAGCCCGGCCTGCCGCTGGCCGTGGGCGAGCCCGCCATCAATCCCGTACCGCGCCGGATGATGCGCGAAGTGGTCGAGACGATCGCCCAGACTCACGGCATCGCCCCCGATTTCGCCGTCACCATCTCGGTACGCGATGGCGAACGCATCGCGCAGAAAACCTGGAATCCGCGTCTCGGCATCCTTGGGGGTCTCTCGATCCTGGGTACGACGGGCATCGTCATCCCCTATTCCTGCTCCGCCTGGATCGCCTCGATGCATCGCGGCATCGACGTATCCCGCGCGCTGGGGCTCACCCACGTCGTCGGCTCCACCGGCGACACCTCCGAAAAGGCCGCCATGGCGCGGCTCGATCTCCCCATCGAGGCTTTCCTCGATATGGGTGATTTCGTCGGTGGCCTCCTCAAATACATCAAGGCCCATCCAGTCCCGCGTCTCACCATTGCCGGCGGCTTCGCCAAGCTCTCCAAGCTCGCGCAGGGCGCCATGGATCTCCATTCCGCTCGCGGCACCGTCGATCTCGACGCCCTGGCCCGCATCCTCGAAACCCTCGGCGCCAACGCCGATCTCGTCGGCCATGCCCGCGTCGCCAACACCGCCAACGAAGTCCTGCAACTGGCCGAGGCCGCCGACCTGCCGCTGGCCGATGCCGTTGCCCGCAATGCGCGCGATGCTGCCCAGGCCGTCGCCGGCCCCAGCGTGCGGGTCGACGTTCTCGTCGTCGATCGCGCCGGCAAGATCGTGGGGGAAAGCGGCTAG
- the cobA gene encoding uroporphyrinogen-III C-methyltransferase, which yields MTGFAKLDGLDFPQFDPGTVWLVGAGPGAPGLLALLGYHALAQADAIVYDALVNPMLLDMARPEAERIPAGKRGGKPSPRQADISDTLVALAREGKRVLRLKGGDPFMFGRGGEEAGVLFRAGIRFRVVPGISSGLGGLAYAGIPVTHRDANHSVLFLTGHDETGDVTALDWDAIHRAAPVLVMFMSVKHLSTITARLMAAGRPAGESVAIVSNAALPQQSVIETTLGAVAGLGEIATPAIVVVGPASRHRAMLDWYAGDLRENPLG from the coding sequence ATGACCGGTTTCGCAAAGCTCGATGGGCTCGACTTTCCGCAGTTCGACCCCGGCACGGTGTGGCTGGTGGGCGCGGGGCCCGGCGCGCCGGGGCTGCTGGCGCTGCTCGGCTACCACGCGCTGGCGCAGGCCGATGCCATCGTCTACGACGCGCTGGTCAACCCGATGCTGCTCGACATGGCGCGGCCGGAGGCCGAGCGCATCCCTGCCGGCAAGCGGGGCGGCAAGCCATCGCCCAGGCAGGCGGATATTTCCGATACGCTGGTGGCGCTGGCGCGCGAGGGCAAACGCGTGCTGCGGCTCAAGGGCGGCGATCCCTTCATGTTCGGGCGCGGCGGGGAAGAGGCGGGCGTGCTGTTCCGCGCGGGGATCCGGTTCCGCGTGGTGCCGGGAATTTCCTCGGGGCTGGGCGGCCTCGCCTATGCCGGCATTCCGGTGACGCATCGGGACGCCAACCATTCGGTGCTGTTCCTGACCGGCCACGACGAAACCGGGGACGTGACGGCGCTGGATTGGGACGCCATCCACCGGGCGGCCCCGGTGCTGGTGATGTTCATGTCGGTCAAGCACCTCTCCACCATCACCGCGCGGCTGATGGCGGCGGGTCGGCCGGCGGGCGAGAGCGTGGCCATCGTCTCCAATGCCGCTCTGCCGCAGCAAAGCGTGATCGAAACCACGCTGGGGGCGGTGGCGGGGCTCGGCGAGATCGCGACGCCGGCCATCGTCGTCGTGGGACCGGCGAGCCGGCACCGGGCAATGCTCGACTGGTATGCGGGCGACTTGCGGGAGAACCCGCTTGGCTAA
- a CDS encoding cobyrinate a,c-diamide synthase — translation MAKGFVIGAPRSGSGKTTLTLGLVAALRKRGHSVQAAKTGPDYIDTSILTRVAGRAAVNLDPWAMGRERLRALAATEAELLVVEGVMGLFDGAVDGTGSTGDLAAELGLPVILVIDAEKQAQSIAPLAAGFANWRPDVRVAGVIVNRVATQRHETMLRRALEATGLRWLGAMPRREGLVLPERHLGLVLPDEVAGFDAVVAEAARAATDYLDLGGLLELAGAVPESGQPKRLPPLGQRIAIARDEAFAFLYAHFLADWRAAGAEISFFSPLADEAPDANADAVFLPGGYPELHGGRLAAAGRFHAGLRAARDRGALIYGECGGFMVLGRSLTDKAGVTHAMSGLLPVETNIDRPRRQLGYRRLAHKSPLPWPERLFGHEFHYSTARIFDAPPLFAANDAAGEPQPEMGVQVGRVLGSYAHVIDGGW, via the coding sequence TTGGCTAAGGGATTTGTCATCGGCGCGCCGCGCTCGGGATCGGGCAAGACGACGCTGACGCTGGGGCTGGTGGCGGCGTTGCGCAAGCGGGGGCATAGCGTACAGGCGGCCAAGACAGGGCCGGACTATATCGACACCAGCATCCTGACCCGGGTGGCCGGGCGCGCGGCGGTGAATCTCGACCCCTGGGCCATGGGACGCGAGAGGTTGCGGGCGCTGGCGGCGACCGAGGCCGAACTGCTGGTGGTCGAGGGCGTGATGGGGCTTTTCGACGGGGCGGTAGACGGCACCGGCTCGACGGGGGACCTCGCGGCGGAGCTAGGACTGCCGGTGATCCTCGTGATCGATGCGGAAAAGCAGGCGCAATCCATCGCGCCGCTGGCCGCAGGCTTCGCCAATTGGCGACCGGACGTGCGGGTGGCCGGGGTGATCGTCAATCGCGTCGCGACGCAGCGGCACGAAACCATGCTGCGGCGGGCGCTGGAGGCGACCGGCCTGCGCTGGCTGGGCGCCATGCCCCGCCGCGAGGGGCTGGTGCTGCCGGAGCGGCATCTGGGGCTGGTGCTGCCGGACGAAGTGGCCGGGTTCGATGCGGTGGTGGCAGAGGCGGCGCGAGCGGCCACGGACTATCTCGATCTTGGAGGACTGCTCGAGCTGGCGGGTGCCGTGCCGGAGAGCGGGCAGCCGAAGCGGCTGCCGCCATTGGGCCAGCGGATCGCAATAGCGCGGGACGAGGCCTTTGCGTTTCTCTACGCGCATTTTCTGGCGGACTGGCGAGCGGCCGGGGCCGAGATCTCGTTCTTCTCGCCGCTGGCCGATGAGGCGCCCGACGCCAATGCCGATGCAGTCTTTTTGCCCGGTGGCTATCCGGAGCTTCATGGCGGGCGGCTGGCGGCAGCGGGGCGGTTTCATGCCGGCCTGCGGGCGGCACGGGATCGTGGGGCTCTGATCTATGGCGAGTGCGGCGGCTTCATGGTGCTGGGGCGCAGCCTGACGGACAAGGCCGGCGTCACACACGCGATGAGCGGTCTGCTACCGGTGGAAACCAATATCGATCGGCCACGGCGGCAGCTCGGCTATCGCCGGCTGGCGCACAAAAGCCCCCTGCCCTGGCCGGAGCGGCTGTTCGGGCACGAATTCCACTATTCCACCGCGCGCATCTTCGATGCGCCGCCGCTCTTTGCCGCCAATGACGCGGCGGGAGAGCCGCAGCCGGAAATGGGCGTGCAGGTGGGGCGGGTGCTGGGGTCTTATGCGCATGTGATCGACGGGGGCTGGTGA
- a CDS encoding cobyric acid synthase → MTAKALMFMGTGSDVGKSLIVAGLCRALANRGLRVAPFKPQNMSNNAAVTEDGGEIGRAQALQARAARRPAVTAMNPVLLKPEQETGAQLVVRGQRRGSLSARAYFATRAALMPDVLAAFDELAADADFVLVEGAGSASEVNLRANDIANFGFAQAAKVPVVLIGDIHRGGVIASLVGTFHVVAPEDAQLIAATLINRFQGDTSLFDEGKAFIADKTGVPCLGPVPYFPDAGKLPAEDVLALEQETRGHDGPFVVSVLRLPRIANFDDLDPLKSEPGLKLVIVQPGEAIPVESDLVIIPGSKATRADLEALRRNGWDVGLRAHHYAGGRILGICGGYQMLGRSIADPDGIEGEPGISRGLGLIDVETMLEPVKQLRLERAVHADTGEAVAGYHMHMGVTHGPDRDRPFARVEGEPEGAISTDGRVMGTYLHGLFAADGFRAAFLASLGARDTGGTAYEAGVEAVLDALARHLEAHLDLDALMALAR, encoded by the coding sequence ATGACAGCCAAGGCCTTGATGTTCATGGGGACGGGTTCGGACGTCGGCAAGTCGCTGATCGTTGCCGGGCTTTGTCGCGCGCTTGCCAATCGCGGGCTGCGCGTGGCCCCGTTCAAGCCACAGAACATGTCCAACAACGCTGCGGTGACCGAAGATGGCGGCGAGATCGGGCGGGCGCAGGCCTTGCAGGCGCGCGCAGCGCGGCGACCGGCGGTGACGGCGATGAACCCGGTGCTGCTCAAGCCCGAGCAGGAGACCGGAGCGCAGCTGGTGGTGCGAGGCCAGAGGCGGGGCTCGCTTTCGGCGCGCGCCTATTTCGCCACCCGCGCCGCGCTGATGCCCGATGTGCTGGCCGCTTTCGACGAATTGGCGGCCGATGCTGATTTCGTGCTGGTCGAAGGGGCCGGCAGCGCCTCAGAGGTGAACCTTCGGGCCAACGACATCGCCAATTTCGGCTTTGCGCAGGCGGCGAAAGTGCCGGTGGTGCTGATCGGGGATATCCATCGCGGCGGGGTCATCGCCTCGCTGGTGGGGACGTTCCACGTGGTGGCGCCCGAGGACGCGCAGCTAATCGCAGCCACGCTCATCAACCGTTTCCAGGGCGATACGTCGCTCTTCGACGAAGGCAAGGCCTTCATTGCGGACAAGACCGGCGTGCCGTGCCTGGGGCCGGTACCCTATTTCCCCGATGCGGGGAAGCTGCCGGCCGAGGATGTGCTGGCGCTCGAGCAGGAGACGCGCGGGCATGACGGGCCGTTCGTGGTTTCGGTGCTGCGGCTGCCGCGCATCGCCAATTTCGACGATCTCGACCCGCTCAAGAGCGAACCGGGCCTTAAGCTCGTGATCGTGCAGCCGGGCGAGGCGATCCCGGTCGAGAGCGACCTCGTCATCATTCCGGGCTCCAAGGCCACGCGCGCCGATCTCGAAGCGCTACGGCGCAATGGCTGGGATGTGGGGCTGCGCGCCCATCATTATGCGGGCGGACGGATCCTGGGCATTTGCGGCGGCTACCAGATGCTGGGCCGCTCGATCGCCGATCCCGACGGCATCGAGGGCGAGCCCGGGATCAGTCGCGGGCTGGGGCTAATCGATGTCGAGACCATGCTGGAGCCGGTCAAGCAATTGCGGCTGGAGCGGGCGGTGCATGCCGATACCGGGGAGGCTGTCGCCGGCTACCACATGCATATGGGCGTGACGCACGGACCCGATCGCGACCGGCCGTTCGCGCGGGTCGAGGGCGAGCCCGAGGGGGCCATTTCGACCGATGGACGGGTGATGGGCACCTATCTCCACGGGCTCTTCGCCGCCGACGGCTTCCGGGCGGCGTTTCTTGCAAGCCTGGGCGCGCGCGATACCGGCGGCACGGCCTATGAGGCGGGCGTCGAGGCCGTGCTCGACGCGCTGGCGCGCCATCTCGAGGCTCATCTCGATCTCGACGCGCTCATGGCGCTGGCCCGGTAA
- the cbiB gene encoding adenosylcobinamide-phosphate synthase CbiB yields MHPLLAPLAFLLERFLGYPKVLLDSVGHPVMWFGRLIDSLEVRLNKPERTDTERQQAGIVALIALLAATLVVTLIIVRFLALLEYGWVVEALLAVPFLAQKQLGEMVKAVANALGVSLEAGREAVSHIVGRDTRGLDESGVSRAAVESLAENASDGVIAPLFWLVLFGLPGIALYKAINTADSMIGHMDERYRDYGWASAKLDDLVNWIPARLTAVLITAGCFLVPGASPSSAWKAARRDARGHKSPNAGWPEAAMAGALGFALGGPRDYDGETVDLPTMGDGRRQLRASDVLRSVALYKAMLNVTLALVIVIALLRMAGHF; encoded by the coding sequence ATGCACCCGCTCCTCGCGCCCCTGGCGTTCCTGCTCGAACGATTCCTCGGCTATCCCAAGGTGCTGCTCGACAGCGTGGGACATCCGGTCATGTGGTTCGGGCGGCTCATCGACTCTCTCGAAGTGCGGCTCAACAAGCCCGAGCGCACCGATACCGAGCGGCAGCAGGCGGGCATCGTGGCACTGATCGCGCTGCTGGCGGCGACGCTGGTGGTGACGCTCATCATCGTGCGCTTCCTGGCGCTGCTCGAATATGGCTGGGTGGTCGAGGCGCTGCTGGCGGTGCCGTTCCTGGCGCAGAAGCAATTGGGCGAGATGGTCAAGGCCGTGGCCAATGCGCTGGGCGTTTCGCTCGAGGCGGGGCGCGAGGCGGTGAGCCATATCGTGGGGCGCGATACGCGAGGGCTCGATGAAAGCGGGGTGTCGCGCGCGGCGGTCGAGAGCCTGGCGGAAAACGCCTCGGACGGGGTCATCGCGCCGCTCTTCTGGCTGGTGCTGTTCGGGCTGCCGGGCATTGCGCTCTACAAGGCCATCAACACCGCTGATTCCATGATCGGGCACATGGACGAGCGCTATCGCGATTATGGCTGGGCGAGCGCCAAGCTCGACGATCTGGTCAACTGGATTCCGGCGCGGCTGACCGCGGTGCTGATCACCGCCGGGTGCTTCTTGGTGCCGGGCGCGAGCCCGAGCTCGGCCTGGAAGGCGGCGCGGCGCGACGCCAGGGGGCACAAGTCGCCCAATGCCGGCTGGCCCGAGGCGGCCATGGCCGGCGCGCTCGGCTTCGCGCTGGGCGGCCCGCGCGACTATGACGGGGAAACGGTGGACCTGCCGACGATGGGCGACGGCAGGCGCCAGTTGCGGGCCAGCGACGTCTTGCGCTCGGTCGCGCTCTACAAGGCCATGCTCAACGTGACGCTGGCTTTGGTCATCGTCATCGCCCTGCTGCGGATGGCGGGGCACTTCTGA
- the mgtE gene encoding magnesium transporter — translation MNLTLLNRAGARNPSSVLDGFNAADSVELLNGRPSAEVVSILGHLPLPRAAEILSQPELERAPDLLSALPDAKATRLLAALADDRAADIVGGMNVAHRAAILRRLAPPARAAIEKLLAYPEGTAGAIMTAAFIAVPETATVGETLDLVRRGDGRQAVYAVAILDAPGRLLRMATLRGLISAAPDDSVLAAAPDADPVSVVPLTPREDVARLIRRHDLLALPVVDADRHVLGLVAVDDVIDALIAEQTEDVHKFGGMGALDQPYSRVGFLPMIGKRAGWLSVLFLSEMLTASAMQHYSDELEKAVVLTLFIPLIMSSGGNSGSQATSLLVRSLALGEVRLRDWWRVALREMPTGIVLGAILGCIGVLRIAVWQYAGLFDYGPHWELIALTVAAALVGIVTFGSLAGSMLPFALKALRFDPANASAPFVATLVDVTGLVIYFSIATLILRGTVL, via the coding sequence ATGAACCTCACCCTCCTCAACCGCGCGGGTGCGCGCAATCCGTCCAGCGTGCTGGATGGCTTCAACGCCGCCGACAGCGTCGAACTCCTCAATGGCCGTCCGTCCGCCGAGGTCGTTTCCATCCTCGGCCATCTCCCGCTGCCGCGCGCCGCCGAAATTCTCTCCCAGCCCGAGCTTGAACGGGCGCCCGACCTGCTCTCGGCACTGCCCGACGCCAAGGCGACGCGCCTCCTCGCGGCGCTCGCCGATGACCGTGCCGCCGATATCGTGGGCGGCATGAACGTCGCCCATCGCGCCGCGATCCTGCGCCGGCTGGCTCCGCCCGCCCGCGCCGCGATCGAGAAGCTTCTCGCCTATCCCGAGGGCACGGCGGGCGCCATCATGACCGCTGCTTTCATCGCCGTGCCGGAAACGGCCACGGTCGGCGAAACGCTGGACCTCGTCCGGCGCGGCGATGGACGGCAGGCCGTTTATGCCGTGGCCATTCTCGATGCGCCCGGCAGATTGCTGCGTATGGCGACCCTGCGCGGCCTCATTTCGGCTGCACCCGACGACAGCGTCCTCGCCGCCGCGCCCGATGCCGACCCGGTAAGCGTCGTCCCGCTCACACCGCGCGAGGACGTCGCCCGGCTGATCCGCCGCCATGACCTCCTGGCCCTGCCGGTGGTCGATGCCGACCGGCATGTGCTCGGGCTCGTGGCAGTGGACGATGTGATCGACGCCCTGATCGCCGAACAGACCGAGGACGTGCACAAGTTCGGCGGCATGGGAGCGCTCGACCAGCCTTATTCGCGCGTGGGGTTTCTCCCCATGATCGGCAAGCGCGCCGGTTGGCTCAGCGTGCTGTTCCTGAGCGAAATGCTCACCGCCAGCGCCATGCAGCATTATTCGGACGAGCTCGAAAAGGCGGTGGTCCTTACCCTTTTTATTCCGCTCATCATGAGCTCGGGCGGCAATTCCGGCTCGCAGGCCACCTCGCTCCTCGTCCGCAGCCTCGCGCTGGGCGAGGTGCGGCTGCGCGACTGGTGGCGGGTGGCGCTGCGCGAAATGCCCACGGGCATCGTGCTCGGCGCCATTCTCGGCTGCATCGGCGTGCTGCGCATCGCCGTCTGGCAATATGCCGGGCTCTTCGACTACGGCCCGCATTGGGAATTGATCGCGCTGACGGTGGCAGCGGCGCTGGTCGGCATCGTCACCTTCGGCTCGCTCGCCGGCTCGATGCTGCCTTTCGCGCTCAAGGCCTTGCGCTTCGACCCCGCCAACGCCTCGGCGCCGTTCGTCGCGACGCTCGTCGACGTCACCGGCCTCGTCATCTATTTCAGCATAGCCACGCTGATCCTGCGCGGCACGGTGCTCTAG
- the cobU gene encoding bifunctional adenosylcobinamide kinase/adenosylcobinamide-phosphate guanylyltransferase, translated as MNGQHVLVLGGARSGKTGFAERLAMRLGDSPAYLATAEALDSEMRERVATHQRLRGERFTTIEEPIEVPTALIRASNDHDVILVDCLTLWISNMLGAGEDVAAATEELAATLVQLKRSRIVLVSNEVGLGIVPDNALARTFRDLAGTAHQRLAEICHHVYFVAAGLPLTMKGIAPDLLIETAAVEGEA; from the coding sequence ATGAACGGACAGCATGTGCTGGTTCTGGGCGGCGCGCGCTCGGGCAAGACCGGCTTTGCCGAAAGGCTGGCCATGCGGCTGGGCGACAGCCCCGCCTACCTGGCGACCGCCGAGGCGCTCGACAGCGAGATGCGCGAGCGGGTGGCGACGCACCAGCGGCTGCGCGGCGAGCGGTTCACCACCATCGAGGAGCCGATCGAGGTCCCCACCGCCCTCATCCGCGCCAGCAACGACCATGACGTCATCCTCGTTGATTGCCTCACCCTCTGGATCAGCAACATGCTGGGCGCCGGCGAAGACGTGGCGGCTGCCACCGAAGAGCTTGCGGCCACGCTCGTCCAGCTCAAGCGCTCGCGCATCGTCCTCGTGTCCAACGAAGTGGGCCTGGGCATCGTCCCCGACAATGCGCTCGCCCGCACCTTCCGCGACCTGGCCGGCACGGCGCACCAGCGCCTCGCCGAAATCTGCCACCACGTCTATTTCGTCGCCGCCGGCCTGCCCCTCACCATGAAGGGCATCGCTCCCGATCTCCTTATCGAGACCGCTGCCGTTGAGGGCGAGGCCTGA
- a CDS encoding BadF/BadG/BcrA/BcrD ATPase family protein — MPKFYLGVDGGGTNCRVRLADENLKTLAEATNGRSNLQLENGDPAYRSILDGTRQVFEKAGVDFAQTANTYACFGMAGARLISARDEFETRDWPFSRVKVYDDIDIARAGAHEGEDGAVIIVGTGSAGLALVRGERHQVGGWGFPVGDQMSGAILGRELARLTVEAHDGFFDPTPLTQAVLDKLGGDLDTLMDWSFKAEPADFGSLMPLFIDYFEKGDPIAKKLMDLQLSYVDAYVSWFKRRGVDKMAVVGGFGRRLNPLFLERYGNFIVDPRSEPLHGAILLAHQHFANA; from the coding sequence GTGCCAAAGTTTTATCTTGGTGTCGACGGTGGCGGCACCAATTGCCGTGTCCGCCTTGCCGACGAAAATCTGAAGACCCTCGCCGAAGCCACCAATGGCCGCTCCAACCTGCAGCTGGAGAATGGCGACCCTGCCTATCGCTCGATCCTGGACGGCACGCGGCAGGTCTTCGAAAAGGCGGGCGTCGACTTCGCGCAGACTGCCAATACCTATGCCTGCTTCGGCATGGCCGGGGCGCGGCTGATTTCGGCGCGCGACGAGTTCGAGACGCGCGACTGGCCCTTTTCCAGGGTCAAGGTCTATGACGACATCGACATCGCCCGCGCCGGCGCCCATGAGGGCGAGGACGGCGCGGTGATCATCGTGGGCACCGGCTCGGCCGGGCTGGCGCTGGTGCGCGGCGAGCGCCACCAGGTCGGCGGCTGGGGGTTCCCGGTCGGCGACCAGATGTCGGGCGCGATCCTCGGGCGCGAGCTGGCGCGGCTAACGGTGGAAGCCCATGACGGCTTCTTCGATCCCACCCCGCTCACCCAGGCGGTGCTCGATAAGCTCGGGGGCGACCTCGATACGCTCATGGACTGGTCGTTCAAGGCGGAGCCCGCCGATTTCGGCTCGCTCATGCCGCTCTTCATCGACTATTTCGAGAAGGGCGATCCCATCGCCAAGAAGCTCATGGACCTGCAGCTGAGCTATGTCGACGCCTATGTAAGCTGGTTCAAGCGGCGGGGCGTGGACAAGATGGCGGTGGTCGGCGGCTTCGGGCGGCGGCTCAACCCGCTCTTCCTCGAGCGCTACGGCAATTTCATCGTCGATCCGCGTTCCGAGCCTCTCCATGGCGCGATCCTGCTGGCCCACCAGCACTTCGCCAATGCCTGA
- the zwf gene encoding glucose-6-phosphate dehydrogenase, with product MSSRIIPVPPFDYVVFGATGDLAKRKLIPALYYRFKDGQFDEKSRIIGVSRSPLSDADFQKAARDSITEFVEKEYQDKKTIDRFVSIFSYVANDVTDEAHWADLSAKLREDPKIIRAFYLAVAPNLFGPICEYLSKRGYYRRDARVVLEKPLGHDLASSEAINNEVASIFEEDQVYRIDHYLGKETVQNLLALRFANKLFEPIWNSANIDHVQITVSESVGAGTRGYYDESGALRDMIQNHIMQLVCLVAMEPPASDDANALRDEKLKVLRSLKPITGSEVAKFTVRGQYRGVTSETASVKGYQDELPAEKKGSRTETFVALKAEIENWRWAGVPFYLRTGKRMANRVSEIVIQFRQIPHSIFEHAEGAPKPNKLVIRLQPDEGVKLFLMIKDPGPGGMRLREVPLNLSFAKTFAERTPEAYERLLLDVIRGSQTLFMRRDELEAAWKWVDPIREAWDASRDAPQPYTAGTWGPTGSIALIERDGRTWHEDDDA from the coding sequence GTGTCCAGCCGCATCATTCCCGTCCCGCCCTTCGACTATGTGGTGTTCGGCGCCACGGGCGACCTTGCCAAGCGCAAGCTCATCCCGGCGCTCTATTATCGCTTCAAGGACGGGCAGTTCGACGAGAAATCGCGCATTATCGGTGTGTCGCGCTCGCCGCTGAGCGATGCGGACTTCCAGAAGGCGGCGCGCGACTCGATCACCGAGTTCGTCGAGAAGGAATACCAGGACAAGAAGACGATCGACCGGTTCGTCTCGATCTTCTCCTATGTCGCCAATGACGTGACCGACGAGGCGCATTGGGCGGACCTGTCGGCCAAGCTGCGCGAAGACCCCAAGATCATCCGCGCGTTCTACCTGGCGGTGGCGCCGAACCTTTTCGGGCCGATCTGCGAATATCTCTCCAAGCGCGGCTACTACCGGCGCGATGCTCGCGTGGTGCTCGAAAAGCCGCTTGGGCACGACCTGGCGTCCTCGGAGGCCATCAACAACGAGGTCGCCTCGATCTTCGAGGAAGATCAGGTCTACCGCATCGACCATTACCTGGGCAAAGAGACGGTGCAGAACCTCCTGGCCCTGCGCTTTGCCAACAAGCTCTTCGAGCCGATCTGGAATTCGGCCAATATCGACCATGTGCAGATCACGGTCTCGGAAAGCGTCGGCGCGGGCACGCGCGGCTATTACGACGAGAGCGGCGCGCTGCGTGACATGATCCAGAACCACATCATGCAGCTCGTCTGCCTCGTGGCCATGGAGCCGCCGGCTTCGGACGATGCCAATGCGCTGCGCGACGAGAAGCTCAAGGTGCTGCGCTCGCTCAAGCCCATTACCGGGAGCGAAGTGGCCAAGTTCACCGTGCGGGGCCAATATCGCGGCGTGACCTCGGAGACCGCCTCGGTCAAGGGCTACCAGGACGAGCTCCCGGCCGAAAAGAAGGGCTCGCGCACCGAAACCTTCGTCGCGCTCAAGGCCGAGATCGAGAACTGGCGCTGGGCGGGCGTGCCCTTCTATCTGCGGACCGGCAAGCGCATGGCGAACCGCGTCTCGGAGATCGTCATCCAGTTCCGGCAGATTCCGCACTCGATCTTCGAGCATGCGGAAGGCGCGCCCAAGCCCAACAAGCTCGTCATCCGCCTGCAGCCTGACGAGGGCGTAAAGCTTTTCCTGATGATCAAGGATCCGGGCCCGGGCGGCATGCGCCTGCGCGAGGTACCGCTGAACCTTTCCTTCGCCAAGACGTTCGCAGAGCGGACCCCGGAGGCCTATGAGCGCCTGCTGCTCGACGTGATCCGCGGCAGCCAGACGCTCTTCATGCGCCGCGACGAACTGGAAGCGGCCTGGAAATGGGTCGACCCGATCCGCGAGGCCTGGGACGCTTCGCGCGACGCGCCGCAGCCCTATACCGCCGGCACCTGGGGCCCGACCGGTTCGATCGCGCTCATCGAGCGCGACGGCCGCACCTGGCACGAGGACGACGATGCCTGA
- the pgl gene encoding 6-phosphogluconolactonase, with product MPERFDFPDKSTLAKALAEAVANDLKAGIEERGEASIAVSGGSTPGKFFAALGKRKDLDWEKVTVTLVDERWVPDTSDRSNAMLVNEKMLQGPAASAHFVPLYQGGDEPDATGIAKADAAIAAVPHPFDAVILGMGNDGHTASFFPGGDNLAEALEGNGPVVAMHAPGAGEPRVTLSRKRLLETRSLYLHIEGEGKVEVLEKALGDGPVEDMPVRAILRQTDKPLNIYWCP from the coding sequence ATGCCTGAACGTTTCGACTTCCCGGATAAATCGACGCTGGCCAAGGCCCTGGCCGAAGCCGTCGCCAACGACCTCAAGGCCGGCATCGAGGAGCGGGGCGAGGCATCGATCGCCGTTTCGGGCGGCTCGACGCCCGGCAAGTTCTTCGCAGCCCTGGGCAAGCGCAAGGACCTCGATTGGGAGAAGGTCACGGTGACGCTCGTCGATGAGCGTTGGGTGCCCGACACCTCGGACCGGTCCAATGCCATGCTGGTCAACGAGAAGATGCTGCAGGGGCCGGCAGCCTCGGCGCATTTCGTGCCGCTCTACCAGGGCGGGGACGAGCCGGATGCCACGGGCATCGCCAAGGCCGACGCCGCCATTGCCGCGGTGCCGCATCCGTTCGATGCGGTGATCCTGGGCATGGGCAATGACGGCCACACGGCCTCGTTCTTTCCGGGTGGGGACAATCTCGCCGAGGCGCTGGAGGGAAATGGCCCGGTGGTGGCCATGCATGCGCCCGGAGCGGGAGAGCCGCGCGTGACCTTGAGTCGCAAGCGCCTGCTCGAAACAAGAAGCCTATACTTGCACATCGAAGGGGAGGGGAAGGTCGAGGTGCTGGAAAAAGCGTTGGGGGACGGTCCCGTAGAGGACATGCCCGTGCGCGCCATCCTGCGCCAGACCGACAAGCCGCTGAATATTTACTGGTGTCCGTGA